A genomic segment from Neobacillus sp. YX16 encodes:
- a CDS encoding mechanosensitive ion channel domain-containing protein, translating to MFFIGQFEQLPVKILTVALLIILTVYLIRKSIKLFFDKTSILDEKREDTLMHFANQVTKVLGLVLFLIYVLSHFFKLTRLLTGSVVVAGALALILQHIIRDYIMGLTYLFERQIHLGDYVIINGNRQGKIEEISMRYLKIRQYDGYLYSVSYSSITELQNGNRGMRRVNESLVLNYRQNPDDAFKVMEEVAQTCNEKYGEYLLKDENGIPLERFKFNQITELNVDFRGNRYSLSGLVKEADFVEASKKVRYELAMAAYKNDLMMAESLNTIH from the coding sequence ATGTTTTTCATTGGACAGTTCGAGCAGTTGCCTGTAAAAATTTTAACCGTGGCACTGCTGATTATACTCACGGTTTATTTGATCCGCAAATCCATCAAGCTTTTCTTTGACAAAACTAGCATCTTGGATGAAAAGCGTGAAGATACATTGATGCATTTTGCCAACCAGGTGACAAAGGTATTGGGACTGGTTTTATTCTTAATTTATGTGCTTAGCCATTTCTTCAAACTAACAAGACTTCTCACTGGTTCGGTCGTGGTGGCAGGTGCCTTGGCATTGATCCTCCAGCATATCATCCGCGATTACATTATGGGGCTTACCTATTTGTTTGAGCGCCAGATCCATCTCGGGGATTATGTAATCATCAATGGAAACCGGCAGGGGAAAATCGAGGAAATCAGCATGCGCTACCTGAAAATCCGCCAGTATGACGGATACCTCTATTCGGTCTCCTATAGCAGCATCACGGAACTTCAAAACGGGAACCGGGGAATGCGCAGGGTGAACGAAAGCCTTGTCCTCAACTATAGGCAAAATCCAGACGATGCCTTCAAGGTGATGGAGGAAGTGGCACAAACATGCAACGAGAAATACGGTGAATACCTGTTGAAGGATGAGAATGGCATTCCATTAGAGCGTTTCAAATTCAATCAAATCACCGAGCTAAACGTGGATTTCAGGGGTAACAGATATTCATTATCTGGTCTTGTGAAGGAAGCGGATTTCGTGGAAGCGAGCAAAAAAGTGAGGTATGAACTGGCGATGGCTGCCTACAAGAACGACTTGATGATGGCAGAGAGCCTTAACACAATCCATTAA